Sequence from the Terriglobales bacterium genome:
AGTCTGTGGGAAAGGTGTCGATCAAGCGTCCAACGCTCCTGTCAGCAAGCAGCTACACAGAGTGCCCTACCAACCAGCATTGGGAGACAGACTATTGGAGTCGGCCGAAAGCATAGATGCTTCGCCCACGATGCGGGCTCAGCATAACCCGCTGCGGGTGCAGATCGTTCGCAGGCTGGTGATGACAAACGACGAGGAGTCTTATTGCCGGGGGTGAAGCCACGCCCTCTCACAACAGTATGTTCTTCGTCTGAAAATTCACTCCTTCCTTGCGTCAGCTCAACGTCGAACGCTGAATACCGCGCGACAGCCGCGATCCACCCAGACTCCGTTGCGGTCTGCTCCCCAGGTTCGTCCGGCAGTGCAGGGAGAGCCGCTGATCTGCTGCTTCAAGCTGACGTTGCGATTCGGTCCAGTGGGGCAGTACTGGCGTCCGCCATCGTTAGAGGAGCAAGTAATCTCGTTGCCATAGCCGCCACCGGGAGATCCGCCGGGATAGCCGGGATATCCGCCTCCTCCGCTGGTTACTCGGAACTCGGCGCGACAGCCGCGATCTACCCATACGCCTCGCGGATCCCATCCCCAGGAGGAGCCTTGAACGCACGGTGAGCCGCTGATTTGCCGCGTGAGTTGAACTCCCCCCGAGACGTTTGTAGGACAGTAGCGGCGACCGCCATCGTCAGAGGAACAGGTAATGGTCTGGACAGAACCTCCTCCCGGGTATCCGCCAGGGTGCCCGCCGCCGGGATACCCGCCCCCGCCGTAGCCGCCGACCACAAAGTCGGCGCGGCAACCGCGATCCACCCAGATTCCACCCCGATCCCAACCCCAGGTTGAGCCCTGAATACACGCAGAGTCGCTGACCTGGCGCGACAATTGCACTCCTCCTTGCGTATTGGCAGGACAAAACTGACGCCCTCCATTCTCTGACGAGCACCTGATCGTTCCTCCTCCGCCAGGGTACCCGCCGCCGGGATACCCGCCCCCGCCGTAGCCGCTGACCACAAAGTCGGCGCGGCAGCCGCGATCCACCCAGATCCCGCTGCGGTCATATCCCCAGGAATAACCCTGAGTGCAGGGCGAGCCGCTGACCTGGCGTGACAACTGCACTCCACCCCGTGTATCCGCCGCGCAGTAGTGACGCCTGCCATCATCGGAAGAGCAACGAATGGTCTGCGCGTTGGCGCGATTGAGAACGGCAATCAGCATCACAAGCGCGAGGAATCCGAAGGTAGTGATTCGCGTTTTCATTACGATGCTCCAGTCGAGTGTGTTGGAACGACCGCCCCACGATCAGTAGTGAATTTCGATCCGATAGTGTACGAGCAATGGCAGGAGATGGCGAGCCCCAAGACGCTACACACTCCTGCTCAATGTTTTTCATCTGATTACGAGTGGCTGGTGGCTGGGTGCCGCAGGTTCGCGCCGATGCTTTTCGGCGCTAACCTGGGTGCAGAAGGAAGGTAAACAGCTAGACCTTCTTCTCGCTCTCTTCGGCCGTGCCCTTAGCGTCGGCGCTGTCTGCAGCCTGAGTCTCACGCAACGCATCGCGAAAACCCTTGATACCGTCGCCCAGGCTTTTGCCAAGCTCGGGCAGCTTCTTCGGACCAAACACCAGCACTGCGATGAAAAGAATCACCAGCAAGTGCATGGGCTGGAAAAGGCGTTCGAACATAAACCTCCTCAGAGTACTCATTAATCCTAACCCCGCAGAGCCGGATATGTTGCCCCACGTGGCTGCCACTTGCAGGCGTGTATCGGCTCGGTGCTGGAACCGCTATAACCACATGGCCCCCGCCCTATCTCAGCGGCAACGTAAACCAGAAAACCGATCCCCGTCCCAATTGGCTGGTCAGCCCGATGGTTCCCCCATGCAATTCGACAATGGCCTTGGCGATTGCCAGTCCCATTCCCGTCCCCTGAACCGAAACCCGCTGATTGCGGCCCCGGTAAAACTTCTCGAAGATCATTGTCTGCTCGATATCTTCGATTCCCGGCCCGTGGTCGGCAACGGAGGTGACCAGCTGATTGTCACGGACTTCTGCGCAGATTTGAATTGGGGTATCGGGCGGAGAATATTTGCCAGCGTTTTCCAGCAACTGCGAGAGAACTTCAGCGATCCGCTTCACGTCCATTCGCACCGGCGGAAGTCCGTCGGGGATCGTTGTTCCAACCGAGTGTCGTTCCAGAACATGCTTGGACTGCTGCAACGCCAGATCGACAGCTTCGCTGATCTGATGAGGTTCGAGGTTGATCTCGATCTGGTGTGCATCGAGTTGCGCCACCTCGGACGCCTCTTCCACCAGGCGATTCAGCCGGTCGCTCTCTTCATTAATCACCGTGGCCAGCTCTTTGAGTTGTGGTTTGTCGAGCTGCACTTCGGACTGCAGGGTTTCTGCGGAGGCCTTGATGGCGGTCAAGGGGGTGCGGAACTCGTGCGTGACCGAGTCCAGCAGCAGACTGCGCAGCCGGTCACTCTCACGGCTGGCCTCCGCCTTGGTCAGCTTCTCCATGGTTGTGGCGCGCTCAATGGCAATCGCCACCAGGCTGCCGATTGCTTCAAGGGTTTCCCGCGACAATTGGCATCCCACTACCCCCATGGTTCCCATCGGGCGCACGCCCATGCGGATGGGCATGAAGCAGACTGCATTCTCGCGGTCCAGCACGGGTTCTCCCCGGCCGCTGACCGACTTCAAGCGCTCGAGCGGCAGACGCGACTGCACATCAAGATCTGAGAAATAGGTCTTCTGCTTATTGTCCAGGAATATTGCCGCTCCACTCACCCCGAAGGAATCCACGATGTAGTTCGGGAGATTGTTCAGCAGACCGAAGAAATTGTCGGTCACTAACAACTGCTGGCTGAATGCGTACAAACGCTCGACTTCGCGGCGCCGCTGATTGGATTGCAACGCCTCGCGGCGGGCGCGTTCCGAAAGGTTGCTGGCAATCACCGCGGAGGCCAGAAATGCCATCAGCGCCACCCAGTTCTGCGGGTCGGCGATGGTGAACTTGAGCAGCGGCGGCAGGAAAAAATAGTTGTATGCGAGGGTCGCGACCACCGCCATGAAGATAGCGTACTTTAAACCCCAGGCGGCAGAGACGATCAGGACCGCGACCAGAAAAGTAAAACCAACTGTGGTCGAGTTGACGTGAATCAGGCGGTAATAGACCCAGACAATCGCGAAAATGATGGCGGCCGCGCTGGCGAAGCGTAAGATGACCCGCACCGGTCTTTTCACGCTGCAAATTGTAATCCAATCGACATGATGTCCTGCTCTCGACGACAATAGCCTCGCATGCCGAAGACGCCCGAACAATGGCTGGAAGAGACCGCGCCACAGAAGAAGCAGGCCATCTTCAAGCTCTTTCTCGGATACGCCCCGGGCGTGGGCAAGACCCACAACATGCTCAGCGAAGGCATTCGCCGCAAGACTCGCGGCGAAGATGTGGTCATCGGCGTGGTCGAAACCCACGGCCGCAAGACGATAGCCGAGCTGGCATCCCGGCTGGAGACCGTCCCGCGCCGCCAACTAGAGTACAAGGGGGCCTCCTTCGAGGAGATGGACGTGGACGCCATCCTCGCTCGCAAGCCGCAGGTCGCCCTGGTGGATGAGCTGGCACACACCAACGTCGAGGGGAGCAGAAATCGTAAGCGCTATCAGGACGTGATGGAACTGCTCGACGCCAACATCGATGTCATTTCCACCATGAATGTGCAGCACATCGAGAGCCTGATGCCGCTGGTGCAAAGCATCACGGGCGTGCAGGTGCGGGAAACCGTCCCCGACTGGGTGATGCAGCGCGTCAATGAAATTGTCATGGCCGATCTTACTCCCGAAGCTCTGCAGACACGCATGCGCCGTGGCGACATTTACCCGGTCGAACGCGCTGAGCGGGCCTTGGGACACTTCTTCCGTCCGGGAAACCTGATTGCTCTGCGCGAACTTGCCTTGCAACAAGTAGCCCGCGCCGTGGATCGCAGTCTCGAGACCTATCTCGAAAAAGAAGGTACTGCGACCGGCATCGGCGTGCGCGAGCGCATCGGGGTCTGCATCAGCTCCAATCCTGCAGCACAGTACCTGGTCGCTCGCGCCGGACGCATGGCGCATCGCATCGAAGCCGATCTATATGTCATCTACGTCGATATCGGAGTTGATGACACCCCGGAAAACCAGCGCACGCTTAACCAGAACATTCGCTTCGCCGAGAATCTAGGAGCCAAAGTCATCCGTACCAGAGGCAAGGGTGTCGCTGAGGCGGTAGCCAAAGTGGTCCGGGAAAACCACATCACGCAAGTCGTGTTTGGCCGTTCTGCTCAGAGAGGCTGGCGGAGATACCTCTACTTGTCGGCCATACATCGGTTTTTACGGGATGCCCCTCCGGTGGACGTGCACATCGTCACCCAGGAAGTGAAGTGACCTGTCCAGGCACGGCGAGAAGCGGTGGACGCCTAAGTCACAAATTCGCACCCGTACTTGCCCGACATCAGTAGTCCGATCCTTTTGAGCACCGAAGGATCAACAGGTTCATATGGATTGGGTGGTAAGCTGAGGGTGTTTGCCGGTATGCTGCTTTCGCGAATGAATTCCTCAAACCCCGCTGGCGAATACACGATCAGATAGTGGGCGGGTTTTGGCGATAAGACGGTAAATCCGTGGGGAACGCCCCTAGGCGCGAACAGAGTATGCCCGGCAGTCGCTTCTAATCGCAATGTTCCAACCCGATATGAGATCGTTCCTTCCAGCACATGAAACGTCTCATCCTCCCGGTTGTGAATATGAAGCGGAACTTCCCGGTTCGGTGGGTACAGCACCTCGATCAGCGAAAATCTGCCCTCCGTCTGCGCGCCAGTCAGCTTAATAAGCGCGAGACCGCCAAACCACCACCGCGCTTCCCCAGCTTGGTGCGGGCAAACTGCGATTCTTTGTGACAACGTATCGAGCATCGCGCACGTCCTTTGAACTAGTGTTGGAGCCGCGAACACCCGGGATTCGTCTGGCCCAGGCGAGCATGCTACACCCCGGACAGAAGCCGTTCCAGCGCCGGACCCAGCACCACTGCTGGCAGGAAGCTCAGTGCCCCAATGATGATCAGGCTCGCGGTTAGCAAAACTCCGAACACCATGGAATCCGTGGGCAATGTGCCCGAGGATGTCGGCGTACTTTGCTGATTGGCAACGAGGCCCGCGAACCCCAACGCCGGAATCGCCAGCCCAAACCTTCCCACGGTCATTGCTAATGCAGTCGTCAGGTTGTAAAACACCGAATTCGCGTCCAGACCCGCGAAATTTTGTCCGTTATTGGCAAAACAGGAAGTATAGGCAAAAAGTATTTCCGTGAAACCATGCGGACCACCATTGGCGACTAATCCCGCCACTCCAGCTTTGCCGCTTACGGCGATAGCTGTCAGCGGCAGAATCAGCAATGGAGATGCCAGCGCATACAGCATCATCATCTTGGTTTCCGCCTGGCCTATTTTCTTGCCCAAATATTCTGGTGTCCTACCGATCATGAGCCCGGCCAGAAACACGGCAATGGCGGCCGCCATCACCATGCTGTAAAGGCCCGTGCCCAGCCCGCCGAAAATCACCTCGCCAAGCAGCATGTTGACCAGCAGCACCATGCCGCCAAGCGAGGTGTAGCTGTCGTGCATGGAGTTATAGGATCCGGTAGCAGTATTGGACGTGACCACCGCGGTCAGCGCAGAATCCTTAATTCCGAAACGTACTTCCTTGCCTTCCATGTTCCTGATATTTGAGTCCTGGGTACTTAGCCCACTGGCCATCCCGTGATCGACCCGATGCTCAAATCGGTTCACCGCGATCAAACCAGCCGTGAACAGCGAAAGCATAACCACAAAGAGAACCCAGCCCTGCCTTGGCTGACCACTCATTCGTCCAAAGGTGTTGGTCAGCGCCGCAGGCAGAAGCACGATTGACAGCAGTTCGAGGAAGTTTGCCAGCGGCGTCGGATTCTCGTAGGGATGTGCTCCGTTAGCATTGAAGAAGCCTCCGCCATTGGTTCCCAGGTTCTTGATAATCTCGAGAGCAGCCACGGGCCCTTGTGGTATCACCTGTTTGGCGCCCTCAAGGCTGGTTGCCACCGCGTAATTTTGCGTGCTCATCGGCACGCCCTGCCAGACCAGCAGAACGGCTCCCAGCAAAGCCCCCGGCAACAGAACCCAGAGCAGGGCTCGCGTCAAATCTACCCAGAAATTGCCTAAGGTCTCGGAACGTTGCCGTGTCAGGCCTCGGATAAAAGCAATTCCCACAGCCAAGCCCGCTCCTCCGGCCAGAAAATTCTGCGCGCACAGACC
This genomic interval carries:
- the kdpA gene encoding potassium-transporting ATPase subunit KdpA, whose product is MGTHTILEYALFAAILTALVKPLGGYVARVFSRKRTLLDRPCLAMERLIYRIARVDPEREMDWKEYATCFVLFGLIGEIVLYFILRLQQFLPWYFPQYLTTRLTPHLALNTAVSFATTTTWQAYAGESTMSYFSQMAGLCAQNFLAGGAGLAVGIAFIRGLTRQRSETLGNFWVDLTRALLWVLLPGALLGAVLLVWQGVPMSTQNYAVATSLEGAKQVIPQGPVAALEIIKNLGTNGGGFFNANGAHPYENPTPLANFLELLSIVLLPAALTNTFGRMSGQPRQGWVLFVVMLSLFTAGLIAVNRFEHRVDHGMASGLSTQDSNIRNMEGKEVRFGIKDSALTAVVTSNTATGSYNSMHDSYTSLGGMVLLVNMLLGEVIFGGLGTGLYSMVMAAAIAVFLAGLMIGRTPEYLGKKIGQAETKMMMLYALASPLLILPLTAIAVSGKAGVAGLVANGGPHGFTEILFAYTSCFANNGQNFAGLDANSVFYNLTTALAMTVGRFGLAIPALGFAGLVANQQSTPTSSGTLPTDSMVFGVLLTASLIIIGALSFLPAVVLGPALERLLSGV
- a CDS encoding DUF3011 domain-containing protein is translated as MKTRITTFGFLALVMLIAVLNRANAQTIRCSSDDGRRHYCAADTRGGVQLSRQVSGSPCTQGYSWGYDRSGIWVDRGCRADFVVSGYGGGGYPGGGYPGGGGTIRCSSENGGRQFCPANTQGGVQLSRQVSDSACIQGSTWGWDRGGIWVDRGCRADFVVGGYGGGGYPGGGHPGGYPGGGSVQTITCSSDDGGRRYCPTNVSGGVQLTRQISGSPCVQGSSWGWDPRGVWVDRGCRAEFRVTSGGGGYPGYPGGSPGGGYGNEITCSSNDGGRQYCPTGPNRNVSLKQQISGSPCTAGRTWGADRNGVWVDRGCRAVFSVRR
- a CDS encoding cupin domain-containing protein, yielding MLDTLSQRIAVCPHQAGEARWWFGGLALIKLTGAQTEGRFSLIEVLYPPNREVPLHIHNREDETFHVLEGTISYRVGTLRLEATAGHTLFAPRGVPHGFTVLSPKPAHYLIVYSPAGFEEFIRESSIPANTLSLPPNPYEPVDPSVLKRIGLLMSGKYGCEFVT
- the tatA gene encoding twin-arginine translocase TatA/TatE family subunit gives rise to the protein MFERLFQPMHLLVILFIAVLVFGPKKLPELGKSLGDGIKGFRDALRETQAADSADAKGTAEESEKKV
- a CDS encoding histidine kinase — encoded protein: MPKTPEQWLEETAPQKKQAIFKLFLGYAPGVGKTHNMLSEGIRRKTRGEDVVIGVVETHGRKTIAELASRLETVPRRQLEYKGASFEEMDVDAILARKPQVALVDELAHTNVEGSRNRKRYQDVMELLDANIDVISTMNVQHIESLMPLVQSITGVQVRETVPDWVMQRVNEIVMADLTPEALQTRMRRGDIYPVERAERALGHFFRPGNLIALRELALQQVARAVDRSLETYLEKEGTATGIGVRERIGVCISSNPAAQYLVARAGRMAHRIEADLYVIYVDIGVDDTPENQRTLNQNIRFAENLGAKVIRTRGKGVAEAVAKVVRENHITQVVFGRSAQRGWRRYLYLSAIHRFLRDAPPVDVHIVTQEVK
- a CDS encoding ATP-binding protein: MRVILRFASAAAIIFAIVWVYYRLIHVNSTTVGFTFLVAVLIVSAAWGLKYAIFMAVVATLAYNYFFLPPLLKFTIADPQNWVALMAFLASAVIASNLSERARREALQSNQRRREVERLYAFSQQLLVTDNFFGLLNNLPNYIVDSFGVSGAAIFLDNKQKTYFSDLDVQSRLPLERLKSVSGRGEPVLDRENAVCFMPIRMGVRPMGTMGVVGCQLSRETLEAIGSLVAIAIERATTMEKLTKAEASRESDRLRSLLLDSVTHEFRTPLTAIKASAETLQSEVQLDKPQLKELATVINEESDRLNRLVEEASEVAQLDAHQIEINLEPHQISEAVDLALQQSKHVLERHSVGTTIPDGLPPVRMDVKRIAEVLSQLLENAGKYSPPDTPIQICAEVRDNQLVTSVADHGPGIEDIEQTMIFEKFYRGRNQRVSVQGTGMGLAIAKAIVELHGGTIGLTSQLGRGSVFWFTLPLR